A stretch of DNA from Enoplosus armatus isolate fEnoArm2 chromosome 15, fEnoArm2.hap1, whole genome shotgun sequence:
TCAGCAAGAATATCATTGCAACGTTCCAGCACCTCTACCGCTGCCCATCAGATGATAAGGTCAGACAGATTTTAATAGGTTTTGTGTTCCTCTCTgtgaattttcatttttgtggctTGTCATGGGTTCAAGAGAGCTGATATTAGATGCCTTTATATATGCCTCTAGGCATATATAAATAGGTGTTTTGAGGAATAGATCAGGGATTGGCAATGGGCTCACTTTATTGCATTGTTGCAACTAAGTAAGTGAATCAGTCGTCACTCCCTTCATTTGTGTagggctgtttgtttttgtcccatATCATCATGGACAAATATTAGGAATTGTTAAGAAACCAGTGAAAaggaaattatacattttaaccTTTTATGACAAAGGAAAGACGTGACTCAGGCATGTAATAGAGGTTGCAAGACCAAAAtatcatgcttttgtttttaaatatatagtCAGTTTTTGGCCTTGAGACTCCTGCAGGTTTAGTTTTTAGTCTGTAACTGTCCCAAAGCAAAGTGTCTTCATCTTTTACTGCTATGTCACAGTTGCTTTTGTCTTCTTCATTGGTGCTTCCAGAGTAAGATAGTGCGAGTCCTGAACCTGTGGCAAAAGAATGCGGTCTTCAAGAGTGACATCATTCAGCCTCTGTTGGACATGGCGGCAGGGATTCCCCCTCCCAGCGTCACACCTGTCATGCCCAGCAGTGCTGCCCCCGTCAATAACACTACACCTGGTCAGTCAGAGTACACTCAAGTAGAGTGAAACACACATACCCATACACTCTGAAAACTAGTTTGACACCAGTGTGGAATGTTTATATTACAaaacatctctgtctctgtatgtcCAGGCACCCCAGCCACCCCAGCTACCCCAGCTAACATAGTCCAGGGTCTGCCTGACTGGGCTTCCCAGATTACCAACACAGACACTGTGGCTGCTGTGGCACAGATCCTACAGAGTCCCCAGGGACAACAGGTTAGTGAACTTGTCCACCCAGCATCTCACTTAATAAACTAATGAACTGAACATGTTTGGTTATGGGTAAATAATAATCCTTAAGAATCTTTATATCCAGTAAAACAATACTTTGTCCTTTTAGCTTGAGTATCCTCTGCAGTCTGTGTAGCGGTTGgtgttgaaaatgtgtcaaatacTCTATATAATCACCTGTtgtagctgcagcagctggtacAGAGTCtacagatgcagcagcagaagcctCAGCCGTCCCTGCTGCAGGCCTTGGATGCTGGCCTAGTGGTGCAGTTGCAAGCTCTGACAGCTcagctcactgctgctgctactgccaACAGCCTCAACCCCCTGGAGCAGAGGGTCTCCTCTTTTAATAAGGTAATGCTGCAGTCAGCAACTGAAAGTTTGTAATTTCTTGCTTTATCTGATGCATCCTAATATGCTGTTTGTTGCTTGCAGAAACTTCTGGGTCCTTTTGATTTTGGGAATGATTCAGAACGCGGAGAGGAATCTAAAAAGGACACCTCATCATCTCAATTGTGAGTTCAGGGTGTTATATGATCAGGCTATTATTTCTCCCACATTAAAACGAACCTAATAGTGATCCAGAATCCTTTCACTGCATCAACCATCTCCGCTGATCTAAACAAGCTGCTAACCACTTTCAGGCCCATGGTGTCAGAGCCCATCAACAGCTCCCTCTTTCATCAGCTGGctgagcagctacaacagcagAACCTTGAGCAGTTTCAGAAGCAGCTTTTAGAGCACCAGCAACACCAACAGAAGGTaggcacacacactgtacacacacggTCACTGTTTCCCAAAGAATGATTTTTCAATACTGAAGGTGTACTCAAGCTTGCTGTCATTTAACAGataattattttttcacatgTTGCTCTATGTTAATCATGCTGGATAGTAAATAGCCCTAATTTTCTTTACTGGTGGTCATGGGTAAATATACATTGACCTACCTGTGTAGATGCCATGTTAATAAAGGACACACAATAGGTACACCACTCTTTTTATTCTTCTAGGCAATGAGCATAGAAGGGCAGGACTCAATCTTTGGGCAAGAGAACTCAGTTGCGACTGCTcagagcagcagccaggcaCAGCTTCCTGAGCCGGAGAACAAGTTGGATGACTCCATAGATAACCAACAGCAGGTATGCCTGGCCAGTGTGCCACTACCAAAACTTTCATAGTCATGTATACcatggttttatttattaacttttttaaatgaaatgaatgtctCAACACAAGTAATGTTTATTTATCCATAGGCCTAGATCTGATAGTAATTCTGCAGTTTTCTACATTACcttgtatttctgtgtaaagATGTGTTGAAATGACGGTCTTTTTAAGGACATGGATCTGGACGAGGGCCCTGATGGTATGGAGGAGGAGATCTttgaggcagaggagaagaagattGTGAGCACACGCTCCAGAACACGCTCAAGGTCACGCTCTAGGTCAGTCCCACTTATGAAATCTCATTTTGTGGCAAGATTTTCTGAATGTGCGTGTAATATTGCTGAATTGTCTGTTGTACAAGCTGAAGAAGCTATAATCTTTTAACCTCTTTAGAAAAGTGCTGACTATTTCCCTGAAGGTCAGATGATGCAGTACTGTCTTAAGAGAACTATATGGAACCAGTTCTGACTGGAAGATCTTTATGTGTAAAGGATAATAATAACCAAAACTTACTGATAATTACCTTATGTCTCTGTCTTGCTTACTATATGTAGAACTGCTTTTACTTTCTTACTTCAGAAGACTCGCATAATATGCTGTGTTTCCTCCATGGGCCTAAGAAATGAATACATTCATACAAGACATCAGAGACTGATTGAACTAGACACAATCCAGATTTGTTACCCATATCTCTGGTCAGTGTATTGTAAATTTGAAAGAATGGGCTTTTCAAATAGAGGAGTCAATTAGAGCAGTAATTATTTGCCTATACAAGCTTGTAATATTAGGTTGCTGTAgtctttttaatttcaaacacTGGCTAGTAGCTCACAGTAGTGCCTTTTGTAAAGTGAACAAATGTTCAATGTAATTATGAACTGTGGAAACGGCTGTTGATGCTCAAAAAGAGCAGGCCTTTGGTGTTACAGTAAACATGACAAAAAGTCAGCCGAGAAAGAATTCCCAaaggttttgttgttttctctctgtaggtctccCAAGAGGAGAAGGTCCCGGTCCCGGTCCGGCTCACGTAAGCGTAAACACCGCAAGCGGTCACGCTCACGCTCCAGAGACCGCAAGAGAAAGTCATCACGGTCTTACTCGAGTGAAAGACGGGCCCGAGAGCGAGAGAAGGAGCGGCAGAAGAAAGGACTGCCTCCTATACGATCCAAGACTTTAAGTGGTAAGTGGAAGTCATTGTGAAAGTCATTGTTTCAGAATATTTCAAGTTTGCTGTCAGTGCTTTTCTGATGAGTAATAAttgttttcccctctccctGTACCTAGTGTGCAGTACAACTCTGTGGGTGGGCCAGGTGGACAAAAAGGCCACTCAGCAAGACCTCACCAACTTATTTGAAGAGTTTGGTCAGATTGAGTCTATCAATGTAAGTAGACCTCTCCCCCTCCTAACTCTCTAATTTAGTGACAGTATGTCAGCCAGTTATTTGATCTCCAAACTCCCAAAATGATATTTGTCATAACAATGTAGTGACCTTAAGGTGCCGTTAACTGTCTGTCATATTTCTATTACAATTCCaatatcttgtttatttctttgtcattcCTCTATGCTACACATATGCGCCCTCTCATTTAGACATTTCTCATCAATCACACATCTAAGTCGATTGTACTTCTCCACTGTATGGTCATGTCTTGTTATTTAACCTTCCCATGTCCTATGTAATTTAATCTGGTTGTCTGCAGATGATCCCTCCCAGAGGCTGTGCCTACATCTGTATGGTCCACAGACAGGATGCATACCGTGCCCGCCAGAAGCTCAGCAGCGGCTCCTTTAAGATTGGCTCCAAAATCATCAAGGTGCACATTACCTTTCTAATTTAATTGATTGTATTCTCATTCACCTTGTGGTTTCTTCTAATGTAATTTACCATTGACCTCCAATGGGGAAACCTCAGAGACAGTTTAGCTTTCCAGGCACATGGATCCTTACATGCTCTCAGAAATTACTttgaaaaaaatgctgtttcttGACcttggccgtgtgtgtgtgtgtctgatccAGATTGCATGGGCTCTGAACAAGGGGGTTAAGCAGGAGTACAAGCAGTTTTGGGATGTGGACCTGGGTGTCACCTACATACCTTGGGAGAAGGTGAAGCTGGATGACCTGGATGGCTTTGCTGAAGGAGGAATCATTGACCAGGAGACCGTTAATGATGGtgaaaagaaacacatcaaCTTATTAACTTCTTTCTTTGGCACGCGCTCTAGGTCTGTTGATTTGGAATAAGTGCCTGTTTAAATATAAGGATACGCAGGCATGTTTGTACACACATGATGAAAGCATAACATGGATTTGTTTTCTACCCCGTTCcctcagttgtttgttttgttatggtAATGCACAGAATCCTTAAAGAAATCCCATCAGGAACCCCCCACcgtgaaagaaaaatgatttaagTTGGAACAGAAACCGCTTAACTcccaaaccaaacaaagaatTGGATGATAGTttataactttgttttgtctgtttctgcagAGTGGGAAGCCGCCAAGAACTCTGAGCCAGCCAAGGAAGTTACAAGTCAGCCAGTAAGCACTGAGACTACAGCGGCATCTAACACCCAGACTGAGACCTACGCTCAGCAAGTCACCATGATGCCTGTACAGGTACTGAAGAGCACATAGGGCTCACTGTTTTGATTATCATTGTTTGGATAACAATGGTGACCATGCATCTTTGTTTGCCATAAGTAGGACTATTTTGATCTGTTAAACACCCAGAGAGCAATGGGTTTTTTCAAAGACTTCAAGGAGGCTTGGGCAACCACTGGTACATGGTCCGGAACTTGTGTACCATGTAACTTACTCATGTGCTCTCTCTAATTCAGCTGCCAGTGGCCCAGGCTGTTCCCAATGCAGTTGGTTTGGTGCCTCCTTCCTTCCCCGTCACCATGGGCATACCCCCACCAGGCTACGGGCCGCCACCACCTTTCATAAGGGCTGGCTTCAATACTTCGCAGCCTCCGCCAGGTAGATGACACAAATGGTCATATAAAGATCAGACCTACAGAAatgtataatattatttacaagCTTACATGAAACCATTCTCTGTTGTGCAGGTTTTATGCaggcagcacagacagcaggcaTGGCCTCAGCAACTACTTGTGAGTATTTATGACATACATATAGTTTTGAAAATTGACAACATGTCCATTCAAGGCATTTAGTTGGAATTTATTAGCTTGGATTTAACTTGTTGTTTCTCCTGTACCCACCTATAGCTCTAGTGCAGTCATCAGTGGCAACCAGCCAAGAAGCTGTCAAGGAATCACCATTCGGTGCTATGATTCCTCCGACCAGCGCTATCCCTGGTAGCTTCATGGCACCCGCCATGCCTGGAGCCGGTGTGTTCAACCCAGTGGGAGTCCAAGCACAGCATGCCACCAATGAGAAAACGGCACAGTCTGCAGAGGGTATGGATGCTGCTGCAGAACTTACACTGCAAGGTGAAGCAATGCTCACATTTTCTTCCAAGGTTCTGGTGGACACTTTGATCCAAGATTTGGATCAATCTTTGGCCAAGAAGATTGGCCAAGattaattttaacatttatttctgtCGCTGTGTTTTGTCCCCAGGCATGCAGAATGCAGTCCGCAGTGGGATGGGTCTCCTTGGCATGCACCCCACAGCTTCCCTCACCCACCCGCTGCATCAGTCTGGTCTGGTTGGACAGAGAATGCCTGGCCTGCTGCCTCTGGATGTGCGACCTAACTTCCTCCAGCCTGGGGTTGCCGCCCGCTTCCCACTCCTCATGCAACAGGGCCCTGCCCAGCAGGCTGCTGGTCTACTTGACAGTGCCCTCCAGGCTCAAGCCCGTGCCAGGGCTCCCTTCTCTCAGCTGGACCCCTTCAACAGGGCCCCCAACCTTACCAGTGAAAATGTATCCAAGACAGAAGATGAGTCTTCCTCTGGGGCTGATGAGGGCAAGGACCAGGACTACCGCTTCCCTCCAATGGAAAAGCAAAGTACAGGCCTGCTGAGGACCCCTCCACCAGAGCATAGGGAGTCCcttggaggtggtggtggagcaggagggggtggaggaggcagGCCTGCCTTGCTCCAGACCCCAGGGTCTCAGCCAGCCAGAACCAGCCTAGTGGGACGTCTGCAGGCTCTTGCAGGCTTCACTCCTGATAACCGTTGGAACCAGGCCAGAGGGGACTTTGATGAACGAGATGGCATGCGAGGAGGCCTACAGGCCCCAGGAGGTCCAAAAGGCTTCCAGGAGGAGCGCCCCACGCCTGTGCAGAACTTCCCCAATCGCTTTGACAGCCGTCCTGggacagctggaggagcagccgCAGCTCCGGGAAATGCTGGAGCTGTTGGAGGGCCGCAGGCCTGGAACCGTAGTGGTGGTGCCACAGCACCTTTTGACAGTGAAGTACATCAAGACCTAGATGACCGAAGACGCCCGTGGGAcaggcaaagagacagagatgaaagagaTTTTGACTtcaggagggagatgaatgg
This window harbors:
- the LOC139297256 gene encoding SR-related and CTD-associated factor 8-like, with product MEAVKAFNNELYSLNEYKPPISKAKMTQITKSGIKAIKFYKHVVQSVEKFIQKCKPEYKVPGLYVIDSIVRQSRHQFGTEKDVFAPRFSKNIIATFQHLYRCPSDDKSKIVRVLNLWQKNAVFKSDIIQPLLDMAAGIPPPSVTPVMPSSAAPVNNTTPGTPATPATPANIVQGLPDWASQITNTDTVAAVAQILQSPQGQQLQQLVQSLQMQQQKPQPSLLQALDAGLVVQLQALTAQLTAAATANSLNPLEQRVSSFNKKLLGPFDFGNDSERGEESKKDTSSSQLPMVSEPINSSLFHQLAEQLQQQNLEQFQKQLLEHQQHQQKAMSIEGQDSIFGQENSVATAQSSSQAQLPEPENKLDDSIDNQQQDMDLDEGPDGMEEEIFEAEEKKIVSTRSRTRSRSRSRSPKRRRSRSRSGSRKRKHRKRSRSRSRDRKRKSSRSYSSERRAREREKERQKKGLPPIRSKTLSVCSTTLWVGQVDKKATQQDLTNLFEEFGQIESINMIPPRGCAYICMVHRQDAYRARQKLSSGSFKIGSKIIKIAWALNKGVKQEYKQFWDVDLGVTYIPWEKVKLDDLDGFAEGGIIDQETVNDEWEAAKNSEPAKEVTSQPVSTETTAASNTQTETYAQQVTMMPVQLPVAQAVPNAVGLVPPSFPVTMGIPPPGYGPPPPFIRAGFNTSQPPPGFMQAAQTAGMASATTSLVQSSVATSQEAVKESPFGAMIPPTSAIPGSFMAPAMPGAGVFNPVGVQAQHATNEKTAQSAEGMDAAAELTLQGMQNAVRSGMGLLGMHPTASLTHPLHQSGLVGQRMPGLLPLDVRPNFLQPGVAARFPLLMQQGPAQQAAGLLDSALQAQARARAPFSQLDPFNRAPNLTSENVSKTEDESSSGADEGKDQDYRFPPMEKQSTGLLRTPPPEHRESLGGGGGAGGGGGGRPALLQTPGSQPARTSLVGRLQALAGFTPDNRWNQARGDFDERDGMRGGLQAPGGPKGFQEERPTPVQNFPNRFDSRPGTAGGAAAAPGNAGAVGGPQAWNRSGGATAPFDSEVHQDLDDRRRPWDRQRDRDERDFDFRREMNGNRHSRERERERERDRDRGRDRTREHERERDRDKERDRERDRERGGWTPLLPLPTPLLPTPPLNPNLTLNQGKMLAPLKLNPQIQPRFQSPLLPQAQAKPSLLGLNQPLPQGQIKSPPPSQSQAAAPKPQSETPAPSETPQAQSPPSAQSPENKCQSPLTEAPTQAESSPQTETPSQTESPSQPMAESPSKTTSSPDSESPSQASPLIEASFQDSPVAFTQAASPPEETTHSLEEQESPQKDEEESQEGASSPQPQWGNGPGMDNSTMAEPTPEASPEPSPEASSEPSPEASPEPSPEPSPEPSPEPSPEPSPEPSPEPTQESSSDSVPPESEPEQQQEQLDSPKDVDNEQSEPMEEAASQPVVDTVTDTEGT